In Leptospira ellinghausenii, the following proteins share a genomic window:
- a CDS encoding adenylate/guanylate cyclase domain-containing protein — translation MKTILIKLRNFFGNPSNTPGEFQFPIRYKLLLITSIVLLISMSGVIFLASYFFRKDSEVRVKENNIKINEILSLKVKSDLHSIKQDVHITASAVLRSTQSANSIAKELFEEDQNFVFIGAFDSSFNPKFEVVNDQFLEKYDYQKTEVKSIIKNIQPKLKKSFSGTTLIWNISPFFRNPILCISFPLSETKDTHTILVTLVKLDSLLDAFQTSGPVETFLVSEDGSVLAHPDAKVVLSGINLNDLPIVDRMKKSTVDNGQFRYENKDGESYLAAFKKLGFGGVGVISQVRESKIFEEVNNIQKRNVYLLIVSLSLSFIVVYIFAKSLSTPILKLVDASEEIRRGNYHITLHATTHDEIGTLTKSFVSMGRGLEEREKLKDSFGRFVNQDIAELAAKGKLSIGGKKKYCTIFFSDIRSFTAISEKLQPEEVVEFLNQYMTEMVKCVQETGGTVDKFIGDAIMATWGALRDHKDHAIASVEAALRMRDKLIEFNQNRGTAKKPIIKIGCGINTGYVIAGQIGSSDKMEYTVIGDSVNLASRVESFNKETHTDILITESTYHEVKSEFNVVSMGEIEFKGKSKAQKVYAVLGKKSDLNAPKNLVELQKLVGIEVTTKKGKK, via the coding sequence ATGAAAACGATTTTGATCAAACTAAGAAACTTTTTCGGGAATCCATCAAATACACCTGGCGAATTTCAATTCCCGATTCGTTACAAACTGCTGTTAATCACTTCCATTGTACTTTTGATTTCAATGTCAGGAGTAATTTTTCTAGCTTCTTACTTTTTTCGCAAAGATAGTGAAGTAAGAGTAAAAGAAAACAATATCAAAATCAATGAAATCCTTTCCTTGAAGGTAAAATCTGACTTACACTCTATTAAACAAGATGTACACATTACAGCTTCAGCTGTATTAAGAAGTACACAATCAGCAAATAGCATTGCAAAAGAATTATTTGAAGAAGATCAAAACTTTGTATTTATTGGTGCTTTTGATTCTAGTTTTAATCCAAAATTTGAAGTCGTAAATGATCAATTTTTAGAGAAGTACGATTACCAAAAGACGGAAGTCAAAAGTATAATCAAAAACATCCAACCTAAACTGAAAAAATCGTTTAGTGGAACAACTCTTATATGGAACATCAGTCCATTTTTCCGCAATCCCATCTTATGTATTAGTTTTCCTCTATCAGAAACCAAAGATACACATACCATTCTTGTCACATTAGTAAAGTTAGATAGTTTATTAGATGCATTTCAAACTTCAGGTCCAGTTGAAACTTTTTTAGTCAGCGAAGATGGAAGTGTTCTTGCCCATCCTGATGCAAAAGTGGTTCTTTCTGGTATCAATCTAAATGATTTACCTATTGTAGATCGAATGAAAAAGTCAACTGTTGATAATGGACAATTCCGTTATGAAAACAAAGATGGAGAGTCTTACCTTGCAGCCTTTAAAAAATTAGGATTTGGTGGGGTTGGTGTTATATCACAAGTTCGTGAGTCAAAAATTTTCGAAGAAGTAAACAATATCCAAAAACGTAACGTTTACCTACTCATTGTTTCATTATCTCTCTCTTTTATTGTTGTTTATATTTTTGCAAAATCACTCTCCACTCCTATTCTAAAATTGGTAGATGCCTCAGAAGAAATTAGAAGGGGAAATTATCACATCACTCTTCATGCAACGACTCACGACGAAATTGGAACTCTCACAAAATCATTCGTTAGTATGGGCCGTGGATTGGAAGAAAGAGAAAAATTAAAAGATTCATTTGGTCGATTTGTTAACCAAGATATTGCCGAACTTGCCGCCAAAGGGAAGTTATCAATTGGTGGTAAAAAGAAGTATTGCACCATCTTTTTTTCAGACATCCGTAGTTTTACCGCCATCTCTGAAAAACTGCAACCAGAAGAAGTGGTTGAGTTCTTAAACCAATACATGACAGAAATGGTTAAATGTGTTCAGGAAACGGGTGGCACAGTAGATAAATTTATTGGTGATGCAATCATGGCAACTTGGGGAGCCCTTCGAGATCACAAGGATCATGCAATTGCTTCTGTGGAAGCAGCTTTACGAATGCGCGACAAACTAATTGAGTTTAATCAAAATAGAGGCACTGCGAAAAAACCCATCATTAAAATAGGATGTGGAATTAACACGGGATATGTGATCGCAGGCCAAATTGGAAGTTCCGACAAAATGGAATACACCGTCATTGGAGATTCAGTGAACCTTGCTTCCAGAGTTGAGTCTTTCAATAAAGAAACACATACTGATATTTTAATTACAGAATCAACTTACCATGAAGTAAAATCAGAGTTTAATGTTGTGAGTATGGGAGAAATTGAATTTAAAGGAAAATCCAAAGCCCAAAAAGTTTATGCAGTTTTAGGTAAAAAATCAGATTTAAATGCTCCTAAAAATTTGGTTGAGTTACAAAAATTAGTAGGGATTGAAGTCACCACTAAAAAGGGAAAAAAATGA